The Gardnerella leopoldii genomic interval GTTCCCCTCTCTTGAAGTCTTCTAGAGCGTTCTTGTAAATTGTATTCGTCAATCATGCCTCCGCGAGCGCGACCTTTTGTTTCATCATATTGAGAAGGAATCCCTTTGCGGCTCTGCCTTTCCTTCGCGCGACGCTCTTTGCGGTTTGCCATGATTGTTCCTTTCTACATTGAATTTTCTTATATCAAGCATTTATGACACAATACGCATTATTTTAGCACGGTCATACCTTCTTCACACGCGTCAACAATTCTTTCTATTAATAAATCGTTGAGCAGCCTACCTTTGCGTGTTGCGATAATGCGATTTTCGTGCAATACTGCCAAATCTTCCTTACACACTTCGCGTAACACTTTTTGCAAATGTGAATCATCGAACACCTCATTAGTTTCGCGCATTTTTTCGCACAATTGCGAAATATCAAGCCCTTCTTTAATGCGAAGCCCAAGCATTACCTCTTCAATAAGCGCGTCTTCAGCATTTATACACTCGTAGTTTTGCCACGGCACGTTTCCTGCGTTAATAGCATGAGCCCAATGTTTTGGGTGCAAAATATCCCATGAGCGAAGGTTATAAAACTCACTTGTATTAGCTAAAGAAGCACTATCATCCATGCTTTGTTTACTAATGTGATTTGCAGCATTGTAGTGCGAATGTGCTCCAGGACCAATTCCAGCCCAATCAATATTTCGCCAGTAGCCAAGATTATGACGAGACTCAAAACCAGGACGCGCCCAATTAGAAATCTCGTACCATTGTAATCCAGCAGAGTTAAAAAGTTCGTCTGCCAACTCGTATTTTGCGGCTTCATCATCATCATTTGGCGCTTGAATAGTGCCAGCAGCGATTTGACGGCCCATTTTTGTACGCGGCTCTACCGTTAGCGCGTATGCAGAAATATGGTTAACGCCTAGACTTAAAGCCATTTCTACCGACTTTCGCCAATCGTCTAAACTCTCCCCCGGAGCTCCATAAATCAAGTCAACGCTTGAACGCAAGCCACATGCGTTTGCTGCGTTTACACCGCGAGTTACATTTTCTGGAGTATGAGTACGGTCAAGAGTTTTAAGAACATGCGGAACAGCCGATTGCATTCCAAAAGATATTCGAGTAAATCCACCTTCTGCAAGCGTCTCAATATACTTTTCATCTGCAGTATCCGGATTTGCTTCAGTAGTTATTTCCGCTCCAGTTTTCAATCCCCACAAGTTACGTATTTCTTGCAAAATTCGCACTAAGTCGCGCGCTTTAAGAACTGTTGGAGTGCCGCCGCCGAAGAAAACAGATTGCGCTTTAGACTCGAAAATCCCGTGATATTCCTGCCATTTTTTTACGAGTTGCATTTCACGAATCGCAACATCCGCGTACCCTTCGCGACTTGCTCCCTCTCCTAAATCGCGAGCAGTATACGTATTAAAATCGCAATAACCGCAGCGACGCAAACAAAACGGCACATGCACGTACACTTCAAAAGGCATACTTTTAGTTTGCATAGCTGATTTATTTAATTCAGCATCCAACTCTAAACTCATCCCTCGGACTTTTGTGCTGCACGAATCTTATCTTTAGTATCGCGATCGTTTGCGCTCTCGTCTGTAGCTAATGCAGCAACAAACGCTTCTTGAGGAACTTCAACATGGCCGAGCATCTTCATACGCTTCTTACCAGCCTTCTGCTTTTCGAGAAGCTTACGTTTACGCGTAATATCGCCGCCGTAGCATTTAGCGAGCACGTCTTTTCGAAGTGCGCTAATAGTTTCGCGAGCAATAATTCTAGAGCCGATTGCAGCTTGAATTGGGATCTCAAATTGCTGGCGAGGAATAAGTCCACGAAGCTTCTTAGTCATCATAACGCCGTAAGAATAAGCCTTATCGCGGTGCACAATTGCGCTAAAAGCGTCAACCTTATCTCCCTGAATAAGAATATCAACCTTCACAAGATCCGCAGACTGCTCGCCGTCTTCATGGTAGTCGAGAGAAGCGTAGCCTTTTGTGCGACTTTTAAGCTGATCGAAGAAGTCAAAAACGATTTCTGCAAGAGGAATCCTGTAATGCATCTCCACGCGGTCGGCACTAATATATTCCATTGTGCCCATT includes:
- the hemW gene encoding radical SAM family heme chaperone HemW, giving the protein MSLELDAELNKSAMQTKSMPFEVYVHVPFCLRRCGYCDFNTYTARDLGEGASREGYADVAIREMQLVKKWQEYHGIFESKAQSVFFGGGTPTVLKARDLVRILQEIRNLWGLKTGAEITTEANPDTADEKYIETLAEGGFTRISFGMQSAVPHVLKTLDRTHTPENVTRGVNAANACGLRSSVDLIYGAPGESLDDWRKSVEMALSLGVNHISAYALTVEPRTKMGRQIAAGTIQAPNDDDEAAKYELADELFNSAGLQWYEISNWARPGFESRHNLGYWRNIDWAGIGPGAHSHYNAANHISKQSMDDSASLANTSEFYNLRSWDILHPKHWAHAINAGNVPWQNYECINAEDALIEEVMLGLRIKEGLDISQLCEKMRETNEVFDDSHLQKVLREVCKEDLAVLHENRIIATRKGRLLNDLLIERIVDACEEGMTVLK